A single genomic interval of Microbacterium hydrocarbonoxydans harbors:
- a CDS encoding 5-formyltetrahydrofolate cyclo-ligase, giving the protein MANDVEHEKRALRAELRERRQLLSDAQREDAATALTRRLDELVDSLGARSISCFLSTTTEPGTREFVRAAVRRGIRVLLPVTRSDGLLDWVVATDDDDDIAEGLFGLPEPTGEVLGPIAVNDVDLMLIPAAAVDRSGMRMGWGRGYFDKTIGSMQKCPPVYAVIYDSEVLDFLPREVHDQPVTGVVTPTQTLLLSPPRR; this is encoded by the coding sequence ATGGCGAATGACGTGGAGCACGAGAAGCGGGCGCTCCGCGCCGAGCTGCGGGAGCGCCGCCAGTTGCTGAGCGACGCGCAGCGCGAGGATGCGGCCACGGCCCTGACGAGGCGGCTCGACGAACTCGTCGATTCCCTCGGCGCGCGTTCCATCTCCTGCTTCCTCTCCACGACGACCGAGCCGGGCACCCGGGAGTTCGTGCGCGCCGCTGTGCGCCGTGGTATCCGGGTCCTGCTCCCCGTCACCCGCTCGGACGGCCTGCTCGACTGGGTGGTCGCGACCGATGACGACGACGACATCGCCGAAGGTCTGTTCGGGCTCCCCGAGCCCACCGGCGAGGTGCTCGGCCCGATCGCGGTGAACGACGTCGACCTGATGCTGATCCCCGCCGCTGCTGTCGACCGCAGCGGCATGCGCATGGGCTGGGGTCGCGGCTACTTCGACAAGACCATCGGCTCGATGCAGAAATGCCCGCCGGTCTACGCGGTCATCTATGATTCCGAGGTACTCGACTTCCTGCCGAGGGAAGTGCACGACCAGCCGGTCACCGGCGTCGTCACCCCCACGCAGACCCTTCTCCTGTCGCCTCCGCGGCGCTGA
- the hutH gene encoding histidine ammonia-lyase, with translation MSEEFSVVVGDAPLSHADVVAVARHGGRVVISPAALDRVAQTRHVIDGLAADPHPHYGVSTGFGALATTFIAPDRRLQLQASLIRSHAAGTGAEVEREVVRGLQLLRLQTLTSGRTGVRPVVVETYAALLNAGIVPIVREFGSLGCSGDLAPLAHIALAAMGEGDVRDAEGDLIAASDALAAAGIEPVTLVEKEGLALINGTDGMLGMLVLALHDLEALLLTADMAAAMSVESQLGTAAVFAADLMALRPQTGQGESAAHLRSFLRDSPVVHSHKGPEDGRVQDAYSLRCSPQVHGTARDTMAYASTIAGRELASVIDNPVITLDGRIESNGNFHGAPVAAVLDFLAISVADVASISERRTDRALDPARSHGLPPFLADEVGVDSGLMIAQYAAAGIVSELKRLAVPASVDSIPSSAMQEDHVSMGWAAARKLRRAIDGLGRVLAIEILTGARALDLRAPLQAGPATGAVRDLVRTVAAGPGPDRFLSPDIEAVTALVQSGTIARIAKEHAND, from the coding sequence ATGTCTGAAGAGTTCTCCGTCGTCGTCGGCGATGCCCCCCTGAGCCACGCCGACGTCGTCGCCGTCGCCCGTCACGGCGGCCGCGTCGTGATCAGTCCCGCTGCCCTCGACCGCGTCGCCCAGACGCGTCACGTGATCGACGGCCTGGCAGCGGACCCGCATCCGCACTACGGGGTCTCCACCGGGTTCGGAGCGCTCGCCACCACGTTCATCGCTCCCGACCGCCGTCTGCAGCTGCAGGCGAGCCTTATCCGCTCGCATGCGGCAGGCACCGGGGCAGAGGTCGAGCGCGAGGTGGTGCGCGGGCTTCAGCTGCTGCGTCTGCAGACGCTGACCTCGGGTCGCACCGGTGTGCGGCCGGTCGTCGTGGAGACCTACGCCGCGCTCCTCAACGCAGGCATCGTGCCGATCGTGCGGGAGTTCGGCTCTCTCGGCTGCTCCGGCGATCTCGCCCCGCTCGCGCACATCGCTCTCGCGGCCATGGGGGAAGGCGACGTCCGCGATGCGGAGGGCGACCTCATCGCAGCATCCGATGCGCTGGCGGCCGCGGGCATCGAGCCCGTCACCCTGGTCGAGAAGGAGGGTCTCGCGCTCATCAACGGCACGGACGGGATGCTCGGGATGCTGGTGCTCGCCCTCCACGATCTCGAGGCGCTCCTTCTGACCGCCGACATGGCCGCCGCCATGTCCGTCGAGTCCCAGCTGGGCACGGCTGCTGTCTTCGCCGCGGATCTCATGGCGCTGCGTCCGCAGACGGGCCAGGGGGAGTCCGCCGCACACCTGCGCTCCTTCCTGCGGGACTCCCCGGTCGTGCACAGCCACAAGGGTCCGGAAGACGGACGTGTGCAGGACGCATACTCCCTCCGCTGCTCGCCCCAGGTGCACGGCACGGCGCGCGACACCATGGCCTACGCCTCGACCATCGCGGGTCGCGAGCTGGCGAGTGTGATCGACAACCCCGTGATCACGCTCGACGGGCGTATCGAATCGAACGGGAACTTCCACGGGGCTCCGGTGGCAGCGGTCCTCGACTTCCTCGCGATCTCCGTGGCGGACGTCGCCTCGATCTCGGAGCGTCGCACGGACCGTGCGCTCGATCCCGCGCGCAGCCACGGGCTGCCTCCCTTCCTCGCCGACGAGGTCGGGGTCGACTCCGGGCTCATGATCGCTCAGTACGCGGCGGCCGGGATCGTCTCCGAGCTGAAGCGCCTGGCCGTCCCTGCATCCGTCGACTCGATTCCCTCCTCGGCGATGCAGGAGGACCACGTCTCGATGGGCTGGGCCGCCGCGCGCAAGCTCCGCCGGGCGATCGACGGCCTCGGCCGCGTGCTCGCGATCGAGATCCTGACCGGCGCACGCGCCCTCGACCTGCGCGCGCCGCTGCAGGCGGGCCCTGCCACCGGCGCCGTCCGCGACCTGGTGCGCACGGTCGCCGCAGGCCCCGGCCCCGACCGCTTCCTCTCACCCGACATCGAGGCCGTGACCGCACTCGTGCAGTCCGGCACCATCGCCCGCATCGCAAAGGAGCACGCGAATGACTGA
- the galU gene encoding UTP--glucose-1-phosphate uridylyltransferase GalU: MGAQKIKAVIPAAGLGTRFLPATKAMPKEMLPVVDKPAIQYVVEEAATAGIEDILVIIGRNKNAISNHFDSVPELEVKLMEKGDTGRLQRVIHSSDLADIHFVRQGEPKGLGHAVLRARTHVGDSSFAVLLGDDLIDERDPLLTEMIAEHERSGSAVIALMEVDPANIHMYGAAAVEEIDGSDAVRVTGLVEKPAQEDAPSNLAIIGRYVLPASIFEVLERTEPGKGGEIQLTDALQELAARPEGPGVVGVIFRGRRYDTGDRVDYIKAIVQLASDRDDLGPELRPWLKEFAERL; the protein is encoded by the coding sequence ATGGGTGCTCAGAAGATCAAGGCTGTCATTCCCGCCGCAGGACTGGGAACACGATTCCTCCCCGCGACCAAGGCGATGCCGAAGGAGATGCTGCCGGTCGTCGACAAGCCGGCCATCCAGTACGTCGTCGAAGAGGCCGCCACAGCTGGCATCGAGGACATCCTCGTCATCATCGGCCGTAACAAGAACGCGATCTCCAACCACTTCGATTCGGTTCCCGAGCTCGAGGTCAAGCTCATGGAGAAGGGCGACACCGGCCGTCTGCAGCGCGTCATCCACTCCAGCGACCTCGCTGACATCCACTTCGTGCGTCAGGGCGAGCCGAAGGGTCTCGGCCACGCGGTGCTGCGTGCCCGCACGCACGTCGGCGACAGCTCCTTCGCCGTGCTGCTCGGAGACGACCTGATCGACGAGCGCGATCCGCTGCTCACCGAGATGATCGCCGAGCACGAGCGCAGCGGGTCCGCGGTGATCGCCCTCATGGAGGTCGACCCCGCGAACATCCACATGTACGGCGCAGCCGCCGTCGAGGAGATCGACGGATCGGATGCCGTGCGAGTGACCGGACTGGTCGAGAAGCCGGCTCAGGAGGATGCTCCCTCCAACCTCGCGATCATCGGACGCTATGTCCTTCCGGCTTCGATCTTCGAGGTGCTCGAACGCACCGAGCCCGGAAAGGGCGGCGAGATCCAGCTGACCGACGCTCTCCAGGAACTGGCCGCGCGGCCAGAGGGCCCCGGAGTCGTCGGCGTGATCTTCCGAGGCCGTCGCTACGACACGGGCGACCGCGTCGACTACATCAAGGCGATCGTCCAGCTCGCGTCAGACCGCGATGACCTCGGACCCGAGCTCCGGCCGTGGCTGAAGGAGTTCGCGGAACGCCTCTAG
- a CDS encoding FmdB family zinc ribbon protein, whose amino-acid sequence MPTYAYACRSCGHAFDAVQSFSDDALSVCPECGGELRKQYGSIGVTFNGSGFYRTDSRSSSAGSSQTPASSKTESTTSAKPAPATTSTSS is encoded by the coding sequence ATGCCCACCTATGCCTATGCCTGCCGTTCCTGCGGCCACGCCTTCGACGCCGTGCAGAGCTTTTCCGACGACGCACTCTCGGTCTGCCCCGAGTGCGGTGGCGAGCTGCGCAAGCAGTACGGCTCCATCGGCGTGACCTTCAACGGGTCCGGCTTCTATCGGACCGACTCGCGGTCCTCGTCCGCCGGTTCCTCGCAGACCCCGGCATCATCGAAGACGGAGTCGACGACGAGCGCCAAGCCGGCGCCCGCGACGACCTCCACCTCTTCCTGA
- the mscL gene encoding large conductance mechanosensitive channel protein MscL: MLKGFKDFILRGNIIDLAVAVVIGTAFTAIVTAVVNSIINPLVALFFQADATGQFGPSVTNIYGDKVVFPLGDLISAVISFLSVALVVYFVFVLPMNTFKARVEARKGTPAEEPQEEPAAATEAELLVEIRDLLARNARS; the protein is encoded by the coding sequence ATGCTCAAAGGCTTCAAAGACTTCATCCTCCGCGGCAACATCATCGATCTGGCTGTCGCGGTCGTCATCGGCACCGCGTTCACCGCGATCGTCACCGCCGTGGTGAACAGCATCATCAACCCGCTCGTCGCCCTCTTCTTCCAGGCGGACGCGACGGGCCAGTTCGGCCCGTCGGTGACCAACATCTACGGCGACAAGGTCGTCTTCCCGCTGGGAGACCTGATCTCGGCGGTCATCAGCTTCCTCTCCGTCGCCCTCGTCGTCTACTTCGTCTTCGTCCTGCCGATGAACACGTTCAAGGCGCGTGTCGAGGCACGCAAGGGCACCCCTGCCGAGGAGCCGCAGGAGGAGCCGGCCGCGGCGACCGAGGCCGAGCTGCTCGTCGAGATCCGCGACCTGCTGGCCAGGAACGCTCGCAGCTGA
- a CDS encoding GNAT family N-acetyltransferase: MRHGPIELRLVRSRDARALQHELLSNRSWLQPWEATVPYGSVSFDMRLSIRRLLQQYRDGAGYPFVMEYEGEIAGQLNVWGVSRGSLCSATIGYWVSERFAGKGITPTAVALATDACFTEYALHRMEICIRPENAASLRVVQKLGFRYEGLRRRYIHIDGDWRDHYAFALTKEDVPQGVLARWLNGQVPPDAATIPPSDRLAI; this comes from the coding sequence ATGCGGCACGGTCCTATCGAGCTGCGCCTCGTGCGCTCGCGGGATGCACGGGCGCTGCAGCACGAGCTGCTGAGCAACCGCTCCTGGCTGCAGCCGTGGGAGGCGACCGTGCCTTACGGCTCTGTCTCCTTCGACATGCGCCTGAGCATCCGACGGCTTCTCCAGCAGTACCGGGACGGCGCCGGCTACCCCTTCGTCATGGAGTACGAGGGCGAGATCGCCGGGCAGCTCAACGTCTGGGGCGTGTCCCGCGGATCGCTCTGCTCGGCGACCATCGGCTACTGGGTGAGTGAGCGCTTCGCCGGCAAGGGCATCACTCCCACCGCCGTCGCACTGGCGACCGACGCGTGCTTCACGGAGTATGCGCTGCACCGCATGGAGATCTGCATCCGCCCCGAGAATGCCGCGAGCCTGCGCGTGGTCCAGAAGCTCGGATTCCGGTACGAGGGGCTGCGCCGTCGCTACATCCACATCGACGGGGACTGGCGCGATCACTACGCCTTCGCGCTGACCAAGGAGGACGTGCCCCAAGGAGTCCTCGCGCGCTGGCTGAACGGTCAGGTGCCACCGGACGCCGCGACGATCCCCCCGAGCGACCGGCTCGCGATCTGA
- a CDS encoding IclR family transcriptional regulator translates to MSVIPDDATSTTQVPAADNTLRILRHLAGRPAPVAASAIARELGLPRSTVYHLLTTLAAHGFVLHLREERRWGLGTSAFELAGGYARQQPLARLGRPVIASLSDHLGESAHLAVMSGGDVLYIVEERAPRRPALVTDVGVRLPAHLTASGRAMLAALPREQVRALYPSATAFPDRTGVGPRKPAELREVLRTVRARGYAIEDSEIADGLRSVGAAVLDHSGWPIAAVAVTWANAELDETMLAEAVIESASVLESRLKR, encoded by the coding sequence GTGTCTGTGATCCCAGACGACGCGACTTCGACCACGCAGGTGCCGGCGGCGGACAACACCCTGCGGATCCTCCGCCACCTCGCCGGCCGCCCGGCCCCGGTGGCGGCCTCGGCCATCGCTCGTGAGCTCGGGCTGCCCCGCTCGACCGTGTATCACCTGCTCACCACGCTGGCGGCGCACGGCTTCGTGCTGCATCTGCGCGAAGAGCGCCGCTGGGGTCTCGGCACTTCGGCCTTCGAGCTCGCCGGCGGGTATGCCCGGCAGCAGCCGCTCGCACGCCTCGGCCGACCGGTGATCGCCTCGCTGTCCGACCACTTGGGCGAGAGCGCGCACCTCGCCGTCATGAGCGGCGGCGACGTCCTGTACATCGTCGAGGAGCGGGCGCCGCGGCGTCCGGCGCTTGTCACCGATGTGGGAGTGAGACTGCCCGCGCACCTCACCGCCTCCGGCCGGGCGATGCTCGCTGCCCTCCCGCGGGAGCAGGTGCGTGCGCTGTACCCGAGCGCGACCGCGTTCCCTGATCGAACCGGTGTCGGCCCGCGCAAGCCGGCTGAACTCCGCGAGGTGCTGCGCACTGTGCGTGCCCGCGGATACGCGATCGAGGACAGCGAGATCGCCGATGGGCTGCGCAGCGTCGGCGCAGCCGTGCTCGACCATTCCGGCTGGCCGATCGCGGCCGTCGCCGTGACCTGGGCGAATGCGGAGCTCGACGAGACGATGCTGGCAGAGGCCGTGATCGAGTCGGCGAGTGTGCTCGAGTCGCGGCTCAAGCGCTGA
- a CDS encoding ATP-binding protein — protein sequence MWRREGKAADEAATGASVTLGDLHDPASGVGMGHAAEAERTRLRAEAADLGGSSPLVTFRDTVESGIDISKAHPGSLPQFITGKSTLLSNLFRDEVGLRTARLAAERITAKNTELRTVRGIEAVHLAVGVAGWRIGGADFAAPVLLRPLAIRRHHSDFELKLQGAFEVNPELVRIAREHFGITIDATALAALAYDGGVFKPQPVIDSLRATTRSIDTFTVLPRLVVSTFADVGGAMARDTRNLDHVVLNALAGHVGDREEVSRRRPEPHHTGPDDRAPASDNLLLDADAEQEAVLARIAAGHSLTVATLPGTGGTQTVINALGELVRNGRRVLVVSARRSTLDGVRHRLAGIGLDSLAVSPASARRDLVRAIGRNEKATAPKVSDVDDALVRLRTVLRDYRQALTAPVAGTTASVLDATRHLTRLASLPNPPSTTARLSPETLRRLADDRSSAASALAQAARLGEFRFGPDDSPWYGVTFSSTEAAKAAHQLAGRLHSDSVPALLERGYALIAQTHMRPFSTIDELGEYLRLLQGIRDSLDRFSPTVFERPLGELIQAHGSRRDAPGLSGANRRRLRRLAKEYVRPGVHVTEMHEALLRIQTQRTQWQRYVDAGVAPEVPLGLADVYSSWQRVSAELAELDAALGRREPLSTLPVARLVRTLAGLAAKSDVFDNLVERAQLRDRLADLGLEPLLAELSVRHVSENRVGDELEFAWWQTLLERALQDDRALLGANTAVVDRLERDFRLVDEAHAAMAGPLLAWQLANQWKIAIVDEPQESQHLRRALKQPMTSTAEIVSSAPTLVGVLAPVWISSPYLVPDIPESVEFDTVLLVDAAAINLAEAAPAIRRARQVVAFGDPVTQRPTPFHVAVDPGETWEHEVPFDDTSVFERLSELLPVMTLTRSYRAGGEDLAELINDAFYGGEIVSLPWAGSYLGRGSLTVDYVEGGTGAPDPISGAVESPEAEVARVVTLVVEHAIHRPDESLMVVTASRRHAERVRAAVTSAFAGRSDVADFVGRDTAEPFAVLTLEESVAESRDRVIFSLGYGLTKHGRVLSDFGDLSTPDGERLLTVGMTRARRSMVIVSSIRPSAFDDGRLEHGAATLMSILGGLAARGRDARLEDLADPLTLALARELRRLGAAVDVDYRGLLPLVAQHGGKAVVIESDPESRGESLRETLRLRPHVLRRLGWHYVRVHAFDLYSDPVTAASRIAGVLGISASAVRADNDTQPIDLDDPQHD from the coding sequence GTGTGGCGACGTGAAGGAAAGGCTGCGGACGAGGCAGCGACCGGTGCCTCGGTGACCCTGGGCGACCTGCACGATCCGGCCTCCGGTGTCGGGATGGGCCATGCGGCCGAAGCGGAGCGGACCAGGCTGCGCGCGGAGGCCGCCGATCTCGGCGGGTCTTCGCCGCTCGTGACCTTCCGGGACACCGTCGAGTCCGGGATCGACATCTCCAAGGCGCACCCCGGCAGCCTGCCCCAGTTCATCACCGGCAAGTCGACGCTGCTGTCGAACCTCTTCCGTGACGAGGTGGGCCTACGAACCGCTCGCCTCGCGGCCGAGCGCATCACCGCCAAGAACACCGAGCTGCGCACGGTCCGCGGCATCGAGGCAGTCCACCTCGCCGTCGGTGTGGCGGGGTGGCGCATCGGAGGCGCGGACTTCGCCGCCCCGGTACTTCTGCGGCCGCTCGCCATCCGCCGTCACCACTCGGACTTCGAGCTCAAGCTCCAGGGGGCCTTCGAGGTCAACCCCGAGCTGGTGCGCATCGCACGCGAGCACTTCGGCATCACGATCGACGCCACGGCGCTCGCCGCACTCGCGTACGACGGAGGCGTCTTCAAACCGCAGCCCGTGATCGACAGCCTGCGCGCGACGACCCGCTCGATCGACACGTTCACGGTGCTGCCGCGTCTGGTGGTGTCGACCTTCGCCGACGTGGGCGGAGCGATGGCGCGTGACACGCGCAACCTCGACCACGTCGTGCTGAACGCCCTCGCCGGCCACGTCGGCGACCGCGAAGAGGTCTCGCGCCGCCGCCCGGAGCCGCACCACACCGGACCGGACGACCGGGCACCGGCATCCGACAACCTGCTTCTCGATGCGGATGCCGAGCAGGAGGCCGTCCTCGCGAGGATCGCCGCAGGGCATTCGCTCACGGTCGCGACGCTTCCCGGTACGGGCGGAACGCAGACCGTGATCAACGCCCTGGGCGAGCTGGTGCGCAACGGACGACGAGTGCTCGTGGTCTCCGCCCGTCGCTCGACCCTCGACGGCGTGCGTCACCGTCTGGCAGGGATCGGCCTCGACAGCCTGGCCGTGTCGCCGGCGAGTGCCCGACGCGACCTCGTGCGCGCGATCGGCCGCAACGAGAAGGCCACGGCACCCAAGGTTAGCGACGTCGACGATGCGCTGGTGCGGCTGCGCACCGTGCTGCGCGACTACCGTCAGGCGCTGACGGCCCCCGTCGCCGGAACCACGGCATCCGTGCTGGATGCGACCCGTCACCTCACCAGACTCGCGTCGCTGCCGAACCCTCCGTCGACCACTGCGCGACTCAGCCCCGAGACGCTCCGTCGGCTCGCCGACGATCGCTCGTCGGCAGCCTCGGCTCTCGCGCAGGCCGCGCGGCTGGGGGAGTTCCGCTTCGGCCCTGACGACTCGCCCTGGTACGGTGTCACCTTCTCGAGCACGGAGGCGGCGAAGGCCGCGCACCAGCTGGCCGGCCGACTGCATTCCGACTCGGTGCCCGCTCTCCTCGAGCGTGGGTACGCGCTGATCGCGCAGACCCACATGCGGCCCTTCTCGACCATCGATGAGCTCGGAGAGTACCTGCGGCTGCTGCAGGGCATCCGTGACTCCCTCGACCGCTTCAGCCCGACCGTGTTCGAGCGGCCGCTGGGCGAGCTGATCCAGGCGCACGGCTCGCGGCGTGACGCGCCGGGCCTCTCCGGGGCGAACAGGCGTCGTCTGCGTCGCCTCGCCAAGGAGTATGTGCGTCCCGGCGTCCATGTCACCGAGATGCACGAGGCGCTGCTGCGGATCCAGACCCAGCGCACCCAGTGGCAGCGGTACGTGGATGCGGGCGTCGCGCCCGAGGTCCCACTCGGCCTCGCCGACGTGTACTCGTCGTGGCAGCGCGTGTCGGCGGAGCTGGCAGAACTCGATGCCGCGCTGGGCCGCCGGGAGCCGCTGTCGACGCTCCCCGTCGCTCGCCTGGTGCGCACCCTCGCCGGTCTCGCGGCGAAGTCCGACGTCTTCGACAACCTCGTCGAGCGCGCGCAGCTGCGCGATCGTCTCGCTGACCTCGGCCTCGAGCCGCTCCTCGCCGAGCTCTCGGTCAGGCATGTCTCGGAGAACCGTGTGGGCGACGAGTTGGAGTTCGCGTGGTGGCAGACGCTGCTCGAGCGCGCGCTGCAGGACGACCGCGCGCTGCTCGGCGCGAACACGGCCGTCGTCGACCGCCTCGAGCGGGACTTCCGCCTGGTGGACGAAGCGCATGCCGCGATGGCCGGCCCTCTGCTCGCCTGGCAGCTCGCGAACCAGTGGAAGATCGCGATCGTCGATGAGCCGCAGGAATCTCAGCATCTGCGTCGTGCCCTGAAGCAGCCGATGACGTCGACCGCCGAGATCGTGAGCTCGGCGCCCACCCTCGTCGGGGTGCTCGCGCCGGTGTGGATCTCCTCCCCGTACCTGGTGCCCGACATCCCCGAGTCCGTCGAGTTCGACACCGTGCTGCTCGTGGATGCCGCGGCGATCAATCTCGCCGAGGCCGCGCCAGCGATCCGTCGCGCGCGTCAGGTGGTCGCCTTCGGCGATCCGGTCACCCAGCGTCCCACGCCGTTCCACGTCGCCGTCGATCCCGGCGAGACCTGGGAGCACGAGGTGCCCTTCGACGACACCTCGGTGTTCGAGCGGCTGTCCGAGCTCCTGCCGGTGATGACGCTGACCCGCAGCTACCGCGCGGGCGGCGAGGATCTCGCCGAGCTCATCAACGACGCGTTCTACGGAGGCGAGATCGTATCCCTGCCGTGGGCCGGTTCGTACCTCGGCCGCGGAAGCCTGACCGTCGACTACGTCGAGGGTGGCACCGGGGCACCCGATCCGATCTCCGGCGCCGTCGAGAGCCCGGAGGCGGAGGTGGCGCGCGTCGTCACGCTCGTCGTCGAGCATGCCATCCATCGGCCCGACGAATCCCTGATGGTGGTGACCGCCAGCAGGCGACACGCCGAGCGGGTGCGTGCCGCCGTCACCTCCGCGTTCGCCGGGCGGTCGGACGTCGCGGACTTCGTCGGACGGGACACGGCCGAGCCCTTCGCCGTGCTCACACTCGAGGAGTCCGTCGCCGAGAGCCGCGACCGTGTGATCTTCTCGCTCGGCTACGGCCTCACCAAGCACGGGCGAGTGCTCAGCGACTTCGGCGACCTCTCCACTCCCGACGGCGAACGTCTGCTCACGGTCGGGATGACGCGCGCGCGCCGCTCGATGGTGATCGTCTCGTCGATCCGCCCCTCCGCCTTCGACGACGGGCGACTCGAGCACGGCGCCGCCACCCTCATGTCGATCCTGGGCGGTCTCGCCGCTCGGGGACGCGACGCGCGTCTCGAGGACCTCGCCGACCCGTTGACCCTCGCGCTCGCGCGGGAGCTGCGCCGGCTGGGCGCCGCCGTCGATGTCGACTACCGCGGGCTGCTCCCTCTCGTGGCGCAGCACGGCGGCAAGGCGGTCGTGATCGAGTCCGACCCCGAGTCCCGAGGCGAGTCGCTGCGGGAGACGCTGCGCCTTCGGCCGCACGTGCTGCGCCGGCTCGGCTGGCACTACGTGCGCGTGCACGCCTTCGACCTCTACAGCGACCCGGTGACCGCGGCGTCGCGGATCGCGGGCGTGCTGGGCATCTCGGCATCCGCGGTGCGTGCGGACAACGACACGCAGCCGATCGACCTCGACGATCCGCAGCATGACTGA